The Candidatus Neomarinimicrobiota bacterium genome includes a window with the following:
- a CDS encoding MFS transporter — MKRQPALNRRAVFAWCMYDFGNSAFTTLVVTFIYATYFTKAIAPDEITGTALWSWGVTITALTVAFLSPLLGALADRGGYRKLFLLLATAICVAGSIMLFKPLPGEITITLVWFVLANIAFEMGGVFYNAFLPDIAPQDHIGRVSGYGWSLGYIGGLLAMFIAMIGFVNPEVPWFGFAKEAGENIRATNLLVAGWFAFFSIPIFLWVKEDKSRISPPEESIYEAAWKQLMETFRHIRKYRQVVRFFIARMIYNDSLVTIFAFGAIYAAGTFDFTIEEIMIFGVALNVAAGIGAFIMGFMDDILGGKRTIQVSLIGLILATVVAALTASRLVFWIAGIVIGLLVGPNQAASRSLMGRFSPPDKKNEFFGFFAFSGKATAFIGPFLFGRFTALFDSQRAGVWIVALLFIIGALLLLTVNEREGMQAARRRE; from the coding sequence ATGAAGAGACAACCTGCACTTAACCGCCGGGCCGTTTTTGCCTGGTGCATGTACGACTTCGGCAACTCGGCCTTCACCACCCTGGTAGTGACCTTCATCTACGCCACCTATTTCACCAAGGCCATCGCGCCCGATGAGATAACCGGGACGGCCTTGTGGTCGTGGGGCGTAACCATCACAGCCCTCACGGTGGCCTTCCTTTCGCCCCTGTTGGGGGCGCTGGCGGATCGGGGAGGATATCGCAAATTATTCCTCTTGCTGGCCACGGCTATCTGTGTGGCAGGCTCGATCATGCTCTTCAAGCCCCTACCGGGTGAGATTACCATTACCTTGGTGTGGTTCGTCCTGGCCAACATTGCTTTCGAAATGGGAGGGGTGTTCTATAATGCTTTCCTGCCGGACATTGCCCCTCAAGATCACATTGGGCGCGTATCGGGATACGGCTGGTCGCTGGGCTACATCGGTGGGCTGTTGGCCATGTTTATTGCCATGATCGGGTTTGTCAATCCTGAGGTGCCGTGGTTCGGTTTCGCCAAGGAAGCGGGGGAAAATATCCGGGCCACAAACCTACTGGTGGCCGGCTGGTTTGCCTTTTTCAGTATACCTATCTTCCTGTGGGTCAAGGAAGATAAGTCCCGTATAAGTCCTCCTGAGGAAAGTATTTATGAAGCAGCCTGGAAGCAGCTGATGGAGACCTTCCGTCACATCCGGAAGTACCGGCAGGTAGTTCGCTTCTTCATCGCACGCATGATCTATAATGACAGTCTGGTGACGATTTTTGCCTTTGGCGCCATTTATGCTGCTGGCACTTTTGACTTCACCATTGAAGAAATTATGATTTTCGGTGTGGCACTGAATGTGGCTGCAGGAATAGGCGCCTTCATAATGGGTTTCATGGATGATATCCTGGGCGGGAAACGAACCATTCAGGTTAGTTTGATCGGGCTGATCCTGGCGACGGTGGTCGCGGCTTTAACCGCCAGCCGGCTCGTCTTCTGGATCGCCGGAATCGTCATCGGGCTCCTCGTAGGCCCCAACCAAGCCGCCAGCCGTTCCCTGATGGGACGGTTCTCACCGCCTGATAAAAAGAACGAGTTTTTCGGCTTCTTCGCCTTTTCGGGGAAGGCTACCGCCTTTATCGGGCCATTCCTGTTTGGGCGGTTTACCGCTCTCTTCGACTCGCAGAGAGCCGGTGTCTGGATTGTGGCCCTGCTTTTTATTATTGGGGCTCTGCTCCTGCTCACAGTCAATGAGCGCGAAGGCATGCAGGCCGCGAGACGCAGAGAGTAA